A genomic stretch from Chryseobacterium sp. SNU WT5 includes:
- the rlmF gene encoding 23S rRNA (adenine(1618)-N(6))-methyltransferase RlmF, with protein sequence MSTEKNIVEKTRLHIRNKNRERYDLEALIKVEPELSNHIKPSKSGEDSVDFENPVAVKLLNKALLNHYYGVKNWDFPAENLCPPIPGRADYIHHMADLLTQSNFGVIPNGEQITCLDVGVGANCIYPIIGVTEYDWNFIGSDIDPKSVESAASIVMQNPMLTNKVECKLQENPSSFFAGIIDDKSVDLSICNPPFHSSTEEAQKSSRRKIKNLAGKKAVRPVLNFAGISNELICEGGEHTFIHNMITESKKFSDKVYWFSTLVSKKSNLKGIYKALSIEEASQVKTIPIGTGNKSSRIIAWSFLSKEEQKEWREKRWKVIPSISE encoded by the coding sequence ATGTCAACAGAAAAAAATATAGTAGAAAAAACAAGGCTCCATATTCGAAATAAAAATCGAGAAAGATATGATTTAGAAGCTTTGATCAAGGTGGAACCGGAATTGTCAAATCATATTAAGCCAAGTAAAAGCGGTGAGGATTCTGTTGACTTTGAAAATCCAGTTGCAGTTAAATTGTTGAATAAAGCCTTGTTAAACCATTATTATGGTGTAAAAAATTGGGATTTTCCAGCTGAAAACCTATGTCCACCAATTCCGGGTAGAGCAGATTATATTCATCATATGGCAGATCTGTTAACGCAGAGCAACTTTGGTGTGATCCCAAATGGAGAACAAATTACCTGTCTGGACGTAGGAGTAGGAGCCAACTGTATTTATCCTATTATTGGAGTTACAGAATATGACTGGAATTTTATTGGTTCAGATATCGATCCAAAATCCGTTGAATCAGCAGCCAGTATTGTGATGCAGAATCCTATGCTGACGAACAAAGTAGAATGTAAATTACAGGAAAATCCGTCATCATTTTTCGCGGGGATAATTGATGATAAGAGTGTAGATCTTTCAATTTGTAATCCACCTTTTCATTCATCTACTGAAGAGGCCCAAAAGAGTAGCAGACGAAAAATTAAGAATTTGGCTGGAAAGAAAGCAGTTCGACCAGTTCTAAATTTTGCCGGTATTAGTAACGAATTGATCTGTGAAGGCGGAGAGCATACCTTCATTCATAATATGATTACTGAAAGCAAGAAATTTTCTGATAAGGTGTATTGGTTTTCTACTTTAGTATCGAAAAAATCTAATTTGAAAGGGATTTATAAAGCTTTGAGCATAGAGGAAGCTTCTCAGGTAAAAACCATTCCTATTGGTACTGGTAACAAGTCAAGCAGAATTATAGCTTGGTCATTTCTATCAAAAGAAGAACAGAAAGAATGGAGAGAAAAACGTTGGAAAGTAATCCCATCAATCTCCGAATAA
- a CDS encoding DUF6428 family protein, which translates to MKLSKVKRKLYQLEAIAFELPNGELVANHFHVTEVGKITKHFIDCGGKIRNEEVVNFQLWDADDYDHRLHPEKLLQIIELSEKVLGIGDVEVEVEYQGDTIGKFGLDFKGVHFLLTTKQTDCLAREKCEIPTSRVKDDFLGKINDEITSSVETCC; encoded by the coding sequence ATGAAACTATCCAAAGTAAAAAGAAAATTGTATCAATTGGAGGCGATCGCCTTCGAACTACCTAATGGTGAATTGGTTGCGAATCACTTCCACGTAACAGAAGTAGGCAAAATCACCAAACATTTTATTGATTGTGGCGGGAAGATCCGCAATGAAGAAGTAGTGAATTTCCAACTCTGGGATGCCGATGATTATGACCATCGATTGCATCCAGAAAAATTATTACAAATCATTGAACTGTCAGAAAAGGTTTTAGGAATAGGTGACGTAGAAGTGGAAGTGGAATACCAGGGAGACACCATCGGTAAGTTCGGATTAGATTTCAAGGGAGTTCATTTTTTATTGACTACCAAACAAACTGATTGTTTAGCCAGAGAAAAATGTGAGATCCCGACTAGTAGAGTAAAAGATGATTTTTTAGGAAAAATTAATGATGAAATAACTTCTTCAGTAGAAACTTGTTGTTAA
- a CDS encoding ArsR/SmtB family transcription factor codes for MNINKDSKYTDEQQEIALYAKVFGHPARVVILEHLFKINSCYCGDLVDIIGLAQPTISQHLKELKNMGLIKGTVEGTNVCYCINHENWSAMKEKMLTFLNQDVEVNDKTC; via the coding sequence ATGAACATTAATAAAGATAGCAAGTACACAGACGAACAGCAAGAAATTGCTTTGTATGCAAAAGTGTTCGGACATCCAGCAAGGGTTGTAATCTTAGAACATCTATTTAAAATTAATTCTTGTTATTGCGGTGATTTGGTCGATATTATTGGATTGGCACAACCTACTATTTCGCAACATCTAAAAGAGTTAAAGAATATGGGTTTAATAAAAGGAACTGTGGAAGGTACTAATGTGTGCTACTGCATAAATCACGAAAATTGGTCGGCTATGAAAGAAAAAATGCTAACCTTCCTCAATCAAGATGTAGAAGTCAACGATAAAACCTGCTAA
- a CDS encoding SPFH domain-containing protein, translated as MAYLGVLIFLGLIVLFASFFTVKQATAAIVERLGKFHKVRQSGLHLKIPFIDQVAKRMNLRIQQLDVIIDTKTLDNVFVRMKVSVQYQVIEAQVADSFYRLENPENQITSYVFDVVRAEVPKLKLDDVFVRKDDVAIAVKSELQEAMQSYGYDIIKALVTDIDPDEQVKHAMNRINAAEREKTAAEYESEAQKIRIVAVAKAEAESKKLQGQGIADQRREIAKGLEESVKMLNDANINAQEASALIVVTQHYDTLQAIGSSNKSSLVLLPNSPSSASNLLNDLMVSMAATQKMEDLQK; from the coding sequence ATGGCTTATTTAGGGGTTTTAATATTCTTAGGACTAATTGTTTTATTTGCTTCCTTTTTTACGGTGAAGCAGGCAACTGCTGCAATCGTAGAGCGTTTGGGGAAATTTCATAAAGTACGCCAATCTGGTTTGCATTTGAAAATTCCTTTTATTGATCAGGTTGCTAAAAGAATGAACTTGAGAATTCAACAGTTAGATGTTATTATTGATACCAAAACGTTGGATAATGTTTTTGTAAGAATGAAAGTTTCAGTTCAGTATCAGGTAATCGAAGCTCAGGTAGCTGATTCTTTTTATCGTTTAGAAAATCCTGAAAATCAAATTACTTCTTATGTGTTTGATGTGGTAAGAGCAGAGGTGCCGAAGTTAAAACTGGATGATGTCTTTGTTAGAAAAGATGATGTTGCGATCGCGGTTAAAAGCGAATTGCAGGAAGCGATGCAAAGTTATGGTTACGATATCATTAAAGCATTGGTTACTGATATTGATCCGGATGAACAGGTGAAACATGCGATGAATAGAATAAATGCCGCAGAACGTGAAAAAACAGCTGCAGAATATGAATCTGAAGCACAAAAAATTAGAATTGTTGCTGTGGCAAAAGCAGAAGCAGAATCTAAAAAATTACAGGGACAGGGGATTGCAGATCAACGACGTGAAATTGCCAAAGGATTGGAAGAATCTGTTAAAATGTTGAATGATGCTAATATCAATGCGCAGGAAGCATCTGCCTTGATTGTAGTAACTCAGCATTACGATACACTACAGGCTATCGGAAGTAGCAATAAGAGCAGTTTGGTATTATTGCCTAATTCTCCGAGTTCCGCTAGCAATTTACTTAACGATTTGATGGTTTCTATGGCGGCAACGCAGAAAATGGAAGATCTACAAAAGTAA
- the dgt gene encoding dGTP triphosphohydrolase → MILNSIYTHQRTGNHPATPASRTDFQRDFDRIIFSAAFRRLQNKTQVFPLPGSVFVHNRLTHSLEVSSVGRSLGNAVGEFIFNQFKNELDDNAQSFYLHNLHNVIAAGCLCHDVGNPAFGHSGEDAIASYFERNQADLKPKFSDKEWADFVNFEGNANAIRVLTHQQTGKDEGGTQLTFSTLASIAKYPCEAIAKKKGILHRKKFGFFQNEKETFLNIANSVNLKQESEEPVVFKRHPFVWLVEAADDICYNIIDMEDAHRLGIVSTSDCENLFFELIKSENGNTKRVEDKLAVLTNANERISYLRAKVINALINKSIQIYQNRFPDILSGNLDTALLDIYKTENKSLQEIESFSINKIYNHKAVIEIENAGYNVMYELLNHFIPPILTDKSQRKSYDKMALKLLPNQFLYEDGSDYQKVLGVLDFVSGMTDNFATDLYRKIKGIDIGMTM, encoded by the coding sequence ATGATTTTAAACAGCATCTACACGCATCAGCGAACAGGAAACCATCCTGCAACCCCGGCCTCGCGCACCGATTTTCAACGAGATTTCGACCGAATCATCTTTTCAGCTGCTTTTCGGAGACTTCAAAATAAAACACAGGTTTTCCCCTTGCCGGGAAGTGTTTTTGTGCATAACCGCTTAACCCATTCTTTAGAAGTTTCTTCGGTGGGAAGGAGTTTAGGAAATGCGGTGGGTGAGTTTATCTTCAATCAGTTTAAAAATGAATTGGATGATAATGCACAAAGTTTTTACCTGCACAATTTACATAATGTAATTGCGGCAGGATGTTTATGCCACGATGTGGGAAATCCAGCATTTGGACATTCAGGTGAAGATGCTATTGCCAGTTATTTTGAAAGAAATCAAGCAGATCTCAAGCCGAAATTTAGCGACAAAGAATGGGCGGATTTTGTAAATTTCGAAGGAAATGCTAATGCAATAAGAGTTTTAACGCATCAGCAAACTGGTAAAGATGAGGGAGGGACGCAGTTGACGTTCTCAACACTGGCGAGTATTGCCAAGTATCCATGCGAAGCGATTGCCAAAAAGAAAGGAATTCTTCATCGAAAGAAATTTGGCTTTTTCCAGAATGAAAAAGAAACTTTTTTAAATATTGCAAATTCAGTAAATCTAAAGCAGGAAAGTGAAGAGCCTGTGGTTTTTAAGCGGCATCCTTTCGTGTGGTTAGTAGAAGCGGCAGATGATATTTGCTATAATATTATCGATATGGAAGATGCGCACCGGTTGGGAATAGTATCGACTTCGGATTGTGAGAATCTTTTTTTTGAATTGATAAAATCAGAAAATGGAAATACAAAAAGAGTAGAGGATAAACTGGCGGTATTGACCAATGCGAATGAGCGGATTTCTTATCTCCGTGCTAAAGTGATCAACGCCTTAATTAATAAATCTATACAGATTTATCAGAATCGGTTTCCGGATATTTTAAGTGGAAATTTAGATACAGCTTTATTGGATATTTATAAGACTGAAAATAAATCACTACAGGAAATCGAGAGTTTTTCAATTAACAAGATTTATAATCATAAAGCAGTTATTGAAATTGAAAATGCGGGTTATAATGTAATGTACGAATTGCTCAATCATTTTATACCACCCATTTTAACAGACAAATCTCAAAGAAAATCTTATGATAAAATGGCTTTGAAACTGTTGCCGAATCAATTTTTGTATGAGGATGGATCCGATTATCAGAAAGTTCTTGGTGTTCTTGATTTTGTTTCTGGAATGACGGATAACTTTGCTACTGATTTATACCGTAAAATCAAAGGAATTGATATTGGAATGACCATGTAA
- the gcvP gene encoding aminomethyl-transferring glycine dehydrogenase: protein MNTTQFVNRHISLNEADQQAMLAKVGVADIDELIGQTIPDSIRLAKDLNISDALSEQEMLSYSKDLAAKNLMFDNYIGFGYHNTVLPSVIQRNILENPSWYTAYTPYQAEIAQGRLEALLNFQTVVCDLTGFKLANASLLDESTAAAEAMHMFFESRTKTQKKSSAQKFFISELVFPQTVAVLKTKAEGLGIEIVEGNHETHQLDESYFGVLLQYPGKNGIIVDYSEDIQNYKKLELQVVVACDPMALVKLKSPADMGADCAVGTTQRFGIPMGYGGPHAAFFACKEDYKRDIPGRIIGVSQDAYGKRALRMALQTREQHIKREKATSNICTAQVLLAVMAGMYAVYHGPKGLNFIADQIHFKAIALRDGLKSLGYDIVEESIFDTVKFRVHEDDKDRLIRKMKDHKINLNYFTPEIVSVSLNETSTNDKVQKLFDAFADFLDKQSFKLIFKEECQIPKEFLRTDEILKEEVFNKYHTETELMRYIKRLEKKDLSLTQSMISLGSCTMKLNAATQMLPLSWAEWGSVHPFVPTDQAGGYQILIKELEKDLAEITGFSGTSLQPNSGAQGEYAGLMVIREYHKSRGEGHRNIALIPQSAHGTNPASAVLAGMKVVVVKNIESGEIDFEDLKAKAEQHSANLAAVMITYPSTYGFFDDNIKEITDLIHSHGGQIYMDGANMNAQVGYTSPGNIGADVCHLNLHKTFAIPHGGGGPGVGPICVAEHLVKFLPGNPNIKIGSKDSIDAISGAPYGSSLVLNISYAYIKMLGTDGLKKATEYAILNANYLKEVLGEHFPILYANGKGRVAHECIVDFRQFKAFGIEVADVAKRLMDYGYHAPTVSFPVAGTLMIEPTESESKAELDRFAEALISIKREIDEIVDGKYDTSNNVLKNAPHTMQVVIADDWDRPYSREKAAYPLEWVRDNKFFASVSRVDEAYGDRNLVCTCAPIESYM, encoded by the coding sequence ATGAATACTACACAATTTGTAAATCGCCACATTTCATTGAATGAAGCCGATCAACAAGCCATGTTAGCCAAAGTCGGTGTTGCAGATATCGATGAATTAATTGGGCAGACTATTCCTGACTCGATTCGATTAGCAAAAGACCTTAATATTTCTGATGCTCTTTCTGAGCAGGAAATGCTTTCTTACTCCAAAGATTTAGCGGCTAAAAATTTGATGTTCGATAATTATATCGGATTCGGATATCATAACACTGTTTTACCGAGTGTGATCCAAAGAAACATTTTGGAGAATCCTTCTTGGTACACCGCGTATACTCCTTATCAGGCAGAAATTGCGCAAGGGAGATTAGAGGCATTGTTAAATTTTCAGACCGTTGTTTGTGATCTTACAGGTTTTAAATTAGCAAATGCATCTTTATTAGACGAATCGACTGCAGCTGCAGAGGCCATGCACATGTTTTTTGAAAGCAGAACCAAAACGCAGAAAAAATCTAGTGCTCAGAAGTTTTTTATATCAGAGTTAGTATTTCCACAAACGGTTGCCGTTCTAAAGACCAAAGCGGAAGGTTTAGGGATCGAAATTGTTGAAGGTAATCATGAAACTCACCAATTGGATGAGTCTTATTTTGGAGTTCTATTACAATATCCTGGAAAAAACGGAATTATCGTTGATTACAGTGAAGATATTCAGAATTATAAGAAACTTGAACTTCAAGTTGTTGTAGCCTGTGATCCAATGGCACTAGTAAAGCTGAAGTCACCTGCAGATATGGGCGCAGATTGTGCCGTGGGAACAACACAACGTTTCGGAATCCCTATGGGTTATGGTGGGCCTCACGCTGCATTCTTTGCTTGTAAAGAAGATTACAAAAGAGATATTCCCGGAAGAATTATTGGAGTGTCCCAAGATGCTTACGGAAAAAGAGCTCTAAGAATGGCTTTGCAAACCAGAGAGCAGCATATTAAACGTGAAAAAGCAACTTCTAATATCTGTACAGCTCAGGTATTGTTGGCAGTGATGGCCGGAATGTATGCGGTTTATCATGGACCAAAAGGGTTGAATTTTATTGCTGATCAAATTCACTTTAAGGCGATTGCACTTCGCGATGGCTTAAAGAGTCTGGGTTACGATATCGTAGAAGAATCTATTTTCGATACCGTGAAATTTAGAGTTCATGAGGATGATAAAGATCGATTGATTAGAAAAATGAAAGATCATAAGATCAATCTTAACTATTTCACCCCCGAGATCGTTAGTGTTTCTTTAAATGAAACTTCTACTAATGATAAGGTTCAGAAACTTTTTGATGCTTTCGCTGACTTTTTGGATAAACAAAGTTTTAAACTTATTTTCAAAGAAGAATGTCAAATTCCTAAGGAGTTTTTAAGAACTGACGAAATATTAAAAGAAGAAGTATTTAATAAGTATCATACAGAAACCGAGTTGATGAGATACATCAAGCGTTTGGAGAAGAAAGATCTTTCTTTAACCCAATCCATGATCTCATTGGGCTCATGTACCATGAAGCTGAACGCAGCTACTCAAATGTTGCCTTTGTCTTGGGCAGAATGGGGAAGTGTACATCCTTTTGTGCCGACCGATCAAGCAGGAGGTTATCAGATTTTAATTAAAGAATTAGAAAAGGATTTAGCGGAAATCACGGGTTTTTCAGGAACTTCTTTACAACCGAACTCAGGTGCACAGGGAGAGTATGCGGGATTGATGGTTATTAGAGAATACCACAAATCACGTGGCGAAGGCCATAGAAATATTGCTCTAATTCCTCAGTCAGCACACGGAACAAATCCGGCGTCTGCAGTTCTTGCAGGGATGAAAGTAGTCGTAGTCAAAAATATTGAAAGCGGAGAAATCGATTTTGAAGATTTAAAAGCTAAAGCAGAACAGCATAGTGCAAACCTAGCTGCCGTGATGATTACCTATCCATCTACTTATGGCTTTTTTGATGATAACATCAAGGAAATTACAGATTTGATTCATTCACACGGTGGCCAGATCTATATGGATGGGGCCAACATGAATGCTCAAGTTGGTTATACATCGCCAGGAAATATTGGAGCTGATGTTTGTCACTTGAATTTACACAAAACCTTTGCAATTCCACATGGTGGTGGTGGTCCAGGCGTTGGCCCAATCTGCGTTGCAGAACATTTGGTTAAGTTTTTACCAGGAAACCCGAATATCAAAATTGGTAGCAAAGATTCCATCGATGCGATCTCAGGTGCACCTTACGGATCATCTTTAGTATTAAATATTTCTTATGCGTATATTAAAATGCTGGGAACTGATGGTTTGAAAAAAGCCACAGAATACGCAATATTGAATGCCAACTATTTGAAAGAAGTTTTAGGAGAGCATTTCCCGATCCTTTATGCAAATGGAAAGGGAAGAGTTGCACACGAATGTATTGTAGATTTCCGTCAGTTCAAAGCGTTCGGAATTGAAGTTGCCGATGTGGCAAAACGATTAATGGATTACGGATATCATGCACCAACAGTAAGTTTCCCAGTTGCTGGAACTTTGATGATTGAGCCTACTGAATCTGAAAGTAAAGCAGAACTAGACCGTTTTGCAGAAGCCTTAATTTCAATCAAAAGAGAAATTGATGAGATTGTTGATGGAAAGTATGATACCAGTAACAATGTATTGAAAAACGCTCCTCATACCATGCAAGTGGTAATTGCGGATGATTGGGACAGACCCTACAGCCGTGAAAAAGCTGCTTATCCATTGGAGTGGGTTCGTGACAACAAATTCTTCGCATCCGTTTCACGGGTAGATGAAGCATACGGAGATCGAAATTTAGTGTGTACATGCGCACCAATCGAAAGTTATATGTAA
- a CDS encoding J domain-containing protein → MKNYYYFLGVTEDASDEDIKKAYRKLSLKYHPDKNPGDEFFENRFREIQEAYEMVNDKEKRRIYDDNLGHQQRSYRPTLPPVIKSFSVNKVRLQKGEELIITWQTQNADIVKVLPFGLEKGYGEKIIRVTEFKDGKFQLLLHATNSLLNKTVVQGITITEVFENKSEEFRNDAENLFKPHKPSVPNPTGKPQVFRIIMTIVLLALSLLFLTKACLE, encoded by the coding sequence ATGAAGAATTATTACTATTTTCTTGGTGTTACGGAAGATGCTTCGGATGAGGACATCAAAAAAGCCTACCGTAAATTATCTTTAAAATACCATCCCGACAAAAACCCAGGAGATGAATTTTTTGAAAATCGTTTCCGCGAAATTCAGGAAGCTTATGAGATGGTTAATGACAAGGAGAAACGAAGAATCTACGATGATAATTTAGGCCATCAACAGCGGAGCTATCGTCCGACCTTACCACCTGTTATCAAATCTTTCTCTGTTAATAAAGTAAGGCTTCAAAAGGGTGAAGAACTGATCATTACCTGGCAGACTCAAAACGCAGATATCGTAAAAGTTTTGCCGTTTGGCTTAGAAAAAGGTTATGGTGAGAAGATCATCAGAGTTACAGAATTCAAGGACGGGAAATTTCAACTTTTATTACACGCTACCAATTCACTATTGAATAAAACAGTTGTTCAGGGAATCACTATTACAGAAGTATTTGAAAATAAAAGTGAGGAGTTCAGAAACGATGCTGAAAATTTATTTAAACCCCACAAACCTTCGGTCCCAAATCCTACTGGAAAACCACAGGTTTTTAGAATTATAATGACAATCGTATTGTTGGCACTTTCTCTATTATTTCTAACAAAAGCGTGCTTAGAATAA
- a CDS encoding SRPBCC family protein yields the protein METLNYEVHINANIQEIWDLLWNEDTYPQWTQFFTTGSKMRSDWKIGGKTYFVDENGDGMVSTIESMNEPYEIVFRHLGLIKDGIEDTESKKVKEWSGAEEKYFLRILDGDKTELRAIVHTDQIQEEAMNEGFNKGFQLLKSIAES from the coding sequence ATGGAGACCTTAAACTACGAAGTACACATTAATGCAAATATTCAGGAGATTTGGGATCTTTTGTGGAATGAAGATACTTATCCCCAGTGGACGCAATTTTTTACAACAGGTTCCAAAATGAGATCAGATTGGAAAATTGGTGGCAAAACATATTTTGTTGATGAAAATGGAGATGGGATGGTTTCCACAATTGAAAGTATGAATGAACCTTATGAAATAGTTTTCCGCCATCTTGGTTTGATAAAAGATGGGATTGAAGATACCGAAAGTAAAAAGGTCAAAGAATGGAGTGGTGCTGAAGAAAAATATTTTTTGCGTATTTTAGATGGTGACAAGACCGAACTTCGAGCGATTGTTCACACAGACCAAATTCAGGAGGAGGCGATGAACGAGGGTTTCAATAAAGGTTTTCAATTACTTAAAAGCATCGCAGAAAGCTAA
- a CDS encoding VOC family protein, with protein sequence MNNNIFPCLWFNGNGEKAAKFYCKTFGGSISADSGVVINIELFSQKMMLLNAGPQFEKNASISFMVLCESEEEIQRYWESFSEGGLVLMELAEYPWSKKYGWIRDQFGVTWQFNLGDGPIEQKIIPTLMFINKNNGKAQKAMDFYTSVFPHSKIGSALKYGEGVGNKQDEVSENIQHADFAIDGYHFFCMDNSHKHQFDFNEGISIVVMTDNQKETDHLWNALIANGGRESMCGWLKDQFGVSWQIVPKRLLELMNDFDNPQKAQKVVQSMMTMQKIEISELERAYQS encoded by the coding sequence ATGAATAACAATATATTTCCCTGTCTTTGGTTTAATGGCAATGGTGAGAAAGCCGCCAAGTTCTATTGCAAGACTTTCGGAGGATCAATAAGTGCTGATAGTGGCGTAGTCATCAATATTGAATTGTTCAGTCAAAAAATGATGTTGCTGAATGCCGGTCCTCAATTTGAAAAAAATGCGTCCATATCTTTTATGGTATTATGTGAATCAGAAGAAGAAATACAGCGATACTGGGAAAGTTTTTCTGAAGGCGGTCTCGTCTTAATGGAGTTAGCCGAATATCCGTGGTCAAAAAAATATGGGTGGATCCGCGATCAATTTGGAGTCACCTGGCAATTCAATCTTGGTGACGGCCCAATTGAACAAAAAATTATTCCAACTCTAATGTTTATTAATAAGAACAATGGGAAAGCACAAAAAGCGATGGACTTTTATACTTCTGTATTTCCACATTCAAAAATTGGTTCTGCTTTGAAATATGGCGAAGGTGTAGGAAATAAACAAGATGAAGTTTCTGAAAACATACAACATGCAGATTTTGCTATAGATGGTTATCATTTTTTCTGTATGGATAATTCGCACAAACATCAATTTGATTTTAATGAAGGGATTTCAATTGTCGTGATGACCGATAATCAGAAAGAGACCGACCATCTTTGGAATGCCTTGATTGCAAACGGTGGAAGAGAGTCCATGTGTGGCTGGTTGAAAGATCAATTTGGTGTTAGCTGGCAAATAGTACCGAAGCGCTTGCTGGAGCTGATGAACGATTTTGATAACCCTCAGAAAGCACAAAAAGTAGTCCAGTCAATGATGACGATGCAGAAAATTGAAATTTCTGAATTGGAACGAGCATATCAGTCCTAG
- a CDS encoding SRPBCC domain-containing protein, producing MEPITINITILKPIQKVWDYFYNAKHIVKWNFTTTNWHCPKAVIDFQEGGKFDYRLEYKDKSFGYNIAGTIEEIKELEYVKSQLDDGRKIEVHFRKIDENTTEVIEIFEPEIQFSREMQRVGWYAILDRFHKYVEKN from the coding sequence ATGGAACCCATAACTATTAATATTACTATTTTAAAACCCATTCAAAAAGTGTGGGATTATTTTTACAATGCGAAACATATTGTGAAGTGGAATTTTACCACTACAAATTGGCATTGTCCTAAAGCAGTAATTGACTTTCAAGAGGGTGGTAAATTTGACTATCGATTAGAGTATAAAGATAAAAGTTTCGGATATAATATTGCCGGTACAATCGAAGAAATTAAAGAATTGGAATACGTAAAAAGTCAATTGGACGATGGTCGTAAGATCGAAGTTCACTTTCGCAAAATCGACGAAAATACGACGGAAGTTATCGAAATATTTGAACCCGAGATTCAGTTTTCCCGGGAGATGCAGCGCGTCGGTTGGTACGCTATTCTAGATCGATTTCATAAATACGTCGAAAAAAATTAG
- a CDS encoding SRPBCC domain-containing protein — MEFCKRNVVCPSAENNFRVGGDFNYRMEAKDGTFGFDYKGTYDEIIPLQIIKYHLEDGRNVEVVFESIDESTTKVIETFDPENQESRQMQRDGWYAILDNFHKHVENN, encoded by the coding sequence ATGGAATTTTGCAAACGAAACGTGGTATGTCCTTCTGCGGAAAATAATTTCCGGGTGGGTGGCGATTTTAACTACCGAATGGAAGCAAAAGATGGTACTTTTGGATTTGACTATAAAGGAACTTATGACGAGATCATTCCGTTGCAAATTATAAAATATCATTTAGAAGATGGTAGAAATGTAGAAGTGGTATTTGAAAGTATTGACGAAAGTACAACTAAAGTAATTGAGACTTTCGATCCTGAAAATCAGGAATCTAGACAAATGCAACGCGATGGTTGGTATGCAATTTTAGATAATTTTCATAAGCATGTCGAGAATAATTAA